TGCCCCGCCTGACTTCGGGCGAGCTGCCCGCCCTCTGCCACCTCATCACCTACGACGGGGAGTGATTCCGTGTTCAGTGTCACCGTCCGCGATCACATGATGATCGCGCACAGCTTCCGCGGCGAGGTCTTCGGGCCCGCGCAGCGTCTGCACGGCGCCACGTTCGTCGTGGACGCGACGTTCCGCCGCGCCGAGCTGGACGCGGACGGGATCGTGGTCGACATCGGCCTGGCCACCGAGCAGCTGAAGGCCGTCCTCGGCGAGCTGACCTACCGCAACCTCGACGACGAGCCGGCGTTCGCCGGAGTGAACACGACGA
This genomic stretch from Micromonospora krabiensis harbors:
- a CDS encoding 6-pyruvoyl trahydropterin synthase family protein; its protein translation is MFSVTVRDHMMIAHSFRGEVFGPAQRLHGATFVVDATFRRAELDADGIVVDIGLATEQLKAVLGELTYRNLDDEPAFAGVNTTTEVLARTVADRLAEAVHAGRLGEGARGLAGITVTLHESHVAWAGYERAL